In one Bacteroidota bacterium genomic region, the following are encoded:
- a CDS encoding T9SS type A sorting domain-containing protein, with the protein MKKLMTLILISLLYNLKAQFPNYQWAHNLTSQYVMSSAEDSNGNVYVVGRFSGTIDFDPGPGTTTITSIGQWGYIAKFSSTGSFIWVKTISHSNTSGQVWIRKIKTDSNNNIYVVGDLYTSGVDFDPGAGTANLPCPTAGLSNSDAFVAKYDANGNYQWAQTIYNTSAANTTEIAIDIVIDETNNKVRVSSQTTTTSGGNTIRYATDAPCFFSVPGNLSFITYGAVLTYSASNGAGIAPGNESSLNYGNQPPYLDIDNLGNYYTAGWYSSTPQTLQIIKTSPTGTVVWSRSISNGSSNNIQPADIALDPSNNVYVYGRFSGTMDFDASASNTLVTSNTNSYDAFLLEYSNSGNYMWVGTFGSNQPETPKSMDIFKGSGNIYLTGDFTGSIDVDFNASVATLTASAVITNLVKYDVNRNHIWSTTMPNATTIWEIYTSKLDNLFLTGFNVGSLDMNFSPSTNNISTGGFISKYNNCSSAPALPGAIAGLSTMCAGSGATSYSIATVSSATSYSWNLPGGWSGTSSTNTISATPGTPGIFSVTANNACGASPQQTLAVTVNPLPTVSINSGSICIGQSFTLSPSGAATYTIQGGNAVVSPTSSTTYSVIGTSAAGCISSSPANSSVTVNPLPIINALTSNTLICTGQTATLTASGAFTYTWNPGGAGASIVVSPTITSNYTITGTSAQGCNNSSVFTQSVSTCAGINQLSNSVTEINVYPNPFIDKIIIVTNGTKQAVQIFNSLGSLIYKTEIESDKIEIDLGKENSGIYFIKIGIEIKKIIKE; encoded by the coding sequence ATGAAAAAATTAATGACACTTATTTTGATTTCGTTGCTTTATAACCTAAAAGCGCAATTCCCCAATTATCAATGGGCTCACAACCTTACGTCTCAATATGTGATGTCAAGCGCAGAAGATTCAAACGGTAATGTGTATGTGGTTGGAAGGTTTTCCGGCACCATTGATTTTGATCCGGGACCGGGTACAACCACCATAACTTCCATTGGTCAGTGGGGCTATATTGCGAAGTTTAGTTCAACAGGCAGTTTTATTTGGGTAAAAACCATTTCTCACTCCAACACTTCAGGACAAGTTTGGATCCGAAAAATAAAAACAGACAGTAATAACAACATCTATGTGGTTGGTGATTTATATACAAGTGGTGTAGATTTTGATCCTGGAGCAGGTACTGCCAACTTACCATGTCCAACCGCCGGCTTATCCAATTCGGATGCCTTTGTTGCCAAATACGACGCGAATGGAAATTATCAATGGGCGCAAACCATCTATAACACATCGGCAGCAAACACAACTGAAATTGCGATCGATATAGTAATTGATGAGACAAATAATAAAGTTCGTGTTTCATCGCAAACCACCACAACCTCCGGTGGTAATACTATCCGATACGCTACCGATGCGCCATGTTTTTTTAGTGTGCCCGGAAATCTATCATTTATTACTTATGGAGCAGTATTAACATACAGTGCCAGCAATGGCGCGGGAATTGCACCGGGTAATGAATCTTCGCTTAATTATGGCAATCAGCCTCCTTACCTTGATATTGATAATTTGGGCAATTACTATACGGCAGGATGGTACAGTTCTACGCCACAGACCTTACAAATCATTAAAACATCTCCTACAGGAACCGTTGTATGGTCGCGTAGCATTTCAAACGGATCATCAAATAATATTCAACCCGCAGATATTGCTCTCGACCCTAGCAACAATGTTTATGTTTACGGCCGCTTCAGTGGAACTATGGATTTCGATGCGTCAGCCAGTAATACATTAGTTACTTCTAACACTAATTCCTATGATGCGTTTCTTCTGGAATATTCTAATAGCGGCAATTACATGTGGGTGGGGACTTTCGGCAGTAACCAACCTGAAACGCCAAAATCGATGGATATTTTTAAAGGTAGCGGAAATATTTACTTAACCGGAGATTTTACAGGTTCTATTGATGTCGATTTCAATGCAAGTGTTGCTACCTTAACTGCAAGCGCTGTTATTACAAACTTAGTAAAATACGATGTAAACAGAAATCATATTTGGTCAACTACAATGCCCAATGCTACAACCATATGGGAAATTTACACATCCAAGCTTGATAATTTATTTCTTACCGGCTTCAATGTGGGCAGCCTTGATATGAACTTTTCTCCGTCCACTAATAACATTAGTACCGGAGGCTTTATTTCTAAGTACAACAACTGTTCTTCAGCTCCTGCACTTCCGGGCGCAATAGCAGGTTTAAGTACAATGTGTGCAGGCTCGGGTGCTACTAGTTATAGCATAGCAACCGTGTCAAGCGCTACATCATATTCCTGGAATTTACCCGGCGGATGGAGCGGCACAAGTTCAACCAATACAATTTCTGCTACTCCCGGAACACCAGGTATTTTTTCTGTAACTGCTAATAATGCCTGTGGTGCAAGTCCGCAACAAACATTAGCCGTTACAGTTAATCCATTACCAACAGTTAGCATAAACAGTGGTTCCATTTGTATAGGTCAGTCCTTTACCTTATCTCCAAGTGGTGCTGCAACATATACTATTCAAGGAGGTAATGCTGTTGTGTCTCCAACATCAAGCACCACTTATTCAGTTATTGGAACAAGTGCAGCCGGATGTATTTCTTCGTCCCCTGCAAATTCATCTGTTACAGTAAATCCTTTACCAATTATTAATGCTTTAACAAGTAATACGTTAATCTGTACGGGACAAACAGCAACCCTCACCGCAAGTGGCGCTTTCACTTATACCTGGAATCCGGGAGGTGCAGGCGCAAGTATTGTAGTTTCACCAACTATAACTTCCAACTACACAATAACAGGTACAAGCGCACAAGGCTGCAATAACTCATCAGTATTTACGCAATCCGTTTCAACTTGTGCGGGTATAAATCAACTTTCAAATTCAGTTACTGAAATAAATGTTTACCCTAATCCATTCATCGATAAAATAATCATAGTTACAAATGGAACAAAACAAGCGGTGCAAATTTTCAACTCGCTCGGTTCTTTGATTTACAAAACCGAAATAGAAAGTGATAAGATTGAAATAGATTTAGGGAAAGAAAATTCCGGAATTTATTTTATAAAAATAGGAATAGAGATTAAAAAAATAATTAAGGAATAA